In the Diprion similis isolate iyDipSimi1 chromosome 13, iyDipSimi1.1, whole genome shotgun sequence genome, tttctgcatgaaaaaattacagaatattgttaaaagtatgcTTAATAATCTACAAAAGGTTTCAACGAATTTGCTCAAaccataaattcaaaaaaaattcacaaaaaagtgttttttttactcttaaaCTCTTACCCCCCCTTAATCAGACCTGTGATGTTTTCAGTTTTGTTTAGTATGTTATTCAACGCTTCTTGGGCAGATCGACAAGTTATTAGATCAATAAAAACCTTGTACAGGATGTCGAGTTAAGATTTGTTCAACTTGAACGTGAACGCACCATAGAAATGAATGATTCTCACCGTCGCTAAACATGACAGATTTTTGTCCTTCCGGTCGTTGTTTTGCGCTCCCTTCTCTCTTAAGCACTCCAACTGGGACCATGACAGTTGGCGGAGACGGCAATCCACCGGCTAACTGTTGCAAAGGTGGTATAGTCGAGCAATACTCCATCGGATTATTTGGATTTGGCTGTCTTCCCTATAACGATTTGTTGAATACTCCATTTCCTGACACTGGCTTGGTTATTATAGGAGatcaatcaaatattttaGTACGAAGACTAATGGTTACGTGAATAATTGATCGAAGCATATTTCTTTCCAACTTGAATTTCTCAACGTTTTCTTATGTCGTATCGAAGCTgcatttattttcatgttaTGTTATTGATGCAAGAATTAACTACTCAAAAACTAGTCTCAAGATTAAGAAATCAGATAGCGTAAATTGATTTATTAGTCATTAAATAAAGAGGATAAGGTGAACCAAATTCATGcgtacaaaaacaaaaacgaaagaaaaaaaaaatagaaaaaagctACTTTATACTAAAGTAGCCGTTACGCAGATCTCCGAaaggaaaaaagcaaaaaagcaaagttgagagaaagaaaatttgctaCAGAATAGTCTGGTTTCATGGATAGAATTGAGAAAAGctgagagttaaaaaaaaaaaaaaaatataataaaatgagaGGCCATGAATGAAATCGGATTGCGTAAAGCGAAATCATTTGGAGCAAAAGATATTCAACAACTTGTTAACGGGGATAAAACCAtcttaaagaaataataagtataattGATTCTAACGTACATCTATTAATCAACGTTtgcaagatgaaaaataatattgcgGAACGGTGTTCTGTCGAGAGAAGAATTGAGAACAAAGCGTAGGAAATAGCTAACAAACGTTGTATTTTATGCATCATTTACACTCATTATTCTtcaaatatattgtataatatttatatcaaaCAAACTCATAATGATAATACTAGACATTTCATTACAGGCATTTCACCAATTATGTACACGCAAAGCTTTCCGAACCATGTTTACTGCCTTTAAATTGGCAATTGGACGAacgatttatatatacataatcgGTAAAACACCTCGTTCAAACTACGCAAGAAAAAGTATTTCTACAAAACTTATTTCAACAAGAGAAATAATgttatagataaaaagttgaaagacTTGTGGACTTACGTTCGGCGAGTTAATATCGTGGCCGGAAAAGTTTGCGTAACCGCTTTGTAGATCTCCGCCACCCTCTTCGGCCTCCGCTAAATATTTACAGTAAATGTCACAGTAATTGTCATCAAATCGAAACAGTGTCTCCGAACGTTAGTCGGAGAACGGTACTCTAGAAAACTTACCTCTGACGAGTAACTGATAACAAGGAAGACAGACTCGTGAATCAATGTTGCCTTGGTACTCCAGTCTGTACTTCATTCCGCAACATTTACTGCACAACACCTGAAAGAATAATACGATACAACATCGAGCGGACGGGAACGTCGCAAAGAGTTCCAGTGGAGTAAATCGGTTGAACCGTTTTTTAGATATTGTGAGAATCGCAAAACATGTTACGAGGCTAACGaggttgattttattttacgtaCTTTCAAATAAAGCAAATCCCAATGGAATTGAATAATCGTTGTCAAGatataaatttccaaaattcattttatgagTCAAGTTTATACTTTGCCACAAGCACGACAATGGTGCCGCCTCTTGATGACGGTAAATTTGGCTTCGCACAGCATGCAAAAAGGTGCTTCACTATCTGGCACCCAAAACGGCGGCTGCTTTCCCAAAACCATACCAGACTCCAACGACGAAGTTTCAGAAGCATTGGGAGAAgtttctgtttctctttcaGTATCCAGCTCAACTCGCTCAAGGCCTCCTGGGGTTACACCGGGAAATCCTACGAATCATCTATTCGTTAAATCGTGTGTAAACAGTAATTTGAATTCAGTAAAGAATTTCAGGCATTCACGTGCTTATCGAGTATCGATGTTTTGAATACCGACAGTTTTTGGATACAGACTTACGCAGTTTCTCCAATGAAACATATAACGACAAAGAATGTTAAAATTTCTCTTACTCTTATAAACTCTAAATATTTACCCGTAGCATTTTGTTCGTCCATATTGACCGTCGATACGATGTCCAAAGTTAGCGGTCTGGTAGGTCGTTCGATGCCTTCGTTGTTTTCCAAGTGATCCGTGTTTATTTCAAGACTGGCTTCGCCGTTCCCGACGTTTCTTGAAACATCGTCAATTTGGGTCTGAATGTTATTTTCCGAAGACTGCTGGACGTCGTGAGGAATAGAGCTTCTATTATCGGCAGATAATTCGGAACCATGTGCATTACTTGCGTCGTTTAAATTTGTACCGATCGTCGTATCGGGGACGGAGATAATCTGGTTGGTTTCAATCTCCGCGTCGTCTTTACCgatcaattttgaattttgattacaGTTTGCGTCAATGATTTCGTGTTCTTGCTCCGACTTAGCCAAGCTTTTATCATTTGTCGTTGCCGATTCTTCGACCTGTTGGCTGATTTCTGAGCCAGACGCAGGTTCGTGAGTTTCCAGGCTCTCGTTTGGACTTTCCATCGCGACAGCGTTTACATCCTCGATTTCAACAGGTTTCGAGTCATCTTCTTGAGTTCTAATGTTCTCAGCGCTCGGTTCCGAATTATCCGAggttttcctcattttctcattggtctttttgctttttcttccctttcccTTCTCTTCCTTCGCTTCGGAAATAACCTTTGTAtgttcggaaaatttttcggaaccTTTCCTCGCTAAAAAATCTCCAGTCGTTTCGCTGCTCGGACCGCTCTTACTGTAGTCGATGACGGGGAATTTTTTTGCCTTTTCCAGTAATTCTACACTCGATACTTCAGGCAGTTCGCCAATAGTAACGCTTTCAAATATCGGCGCTTCGTTCGCGTCTTCGTCGTCACGCATATTTTGAAACTTGTTCTTCGCCAGATTGTCGGAATCTCGGTACGAACTTTCGAACGACGTCGTCGCTTCCTGGGCTCTTTCCTCAGCCTCCAAATCTGCCAAATACTTGTTCAATTCTTCCTCAGATAAATCGTCGATGTGACTGAAGCCGACTGGTTTGTTTTCCGTCTCCGGTGCGCCGAGTTGTACCGTTTGAAATACAAGCTTGGCGAGATTAATCCCTTTTGCTTCGGTGTCCGAATTTTTCTCGCTCACGTGTAATTGATCGGTTATTTTTTTAGCTGCTATTTCCAATTCAGTCGTTGTTTCGGGAAAATTTTCTCTGTTACCGATGTATATGCATTCGTATACATTTTCTTTGCCCACATTTTTTGGCTCGTCAAAGTCCACATTTTCGTAGGTGTGCTTTATTTCTTCTTGAGCTTTAAGCTCGGGTGGCTTTGGTTTCGCTTTATTAACAGTCGTGTACAATTCCTGCGATTTAGGAATATCCGTTCCGATGTAAACGTTTTCGTAAACGTGTTCAGGCCTGTCTATAATACTTTTTGATTCTCTCGGCCTGTCGACAACGGTCGGCAAAGTTGTGTTTGTATATAAAGGTTCTTTGTCAATTtcacgtaaattttttaacaaactgATATTCTCGTCAAGTTTAACTTCGTTGATTTCTCTTGCGTCGGACAGCGTGCTTTCTAATTTAACAggtaacaaaatattttggtACTCCGGCGGTACGGTATTTGAGATTTTTCTAACACCGCTAACGGCGTCTCTTGTACAATCTAAATTCGATTCTAATCTGCTCTCCGAAGTAAAGCTCGACGATTTACCGCCGTTATCTTTAACAGCATTAAGATCTTTTGTCGTGTCGCTAATTTTGTGTGAATCTTCTTCTCGCATCTCGTGACCGGTATCTTCTCGAATTACTATATTATCTACATTATCAACTTTAGCACTAGATGCATTTATGTATTCGTTTAAACTGCTAAAAACATTGCTTACACTTGGTTTGGCATTAGGCTGATTTAATTTCTTGTCGTaactgtttttcaatttggtactattactactattactactaATACCACTAgcatcattttgttttttctgcaGAGGTTTCCGCGCTATGTCGTTGTGTATCGTCAGCGTCGGAGTGTCAGAATCATAGCTTTCTACGGACTGTTTGTGCTGTATTTTATTCGCCGACGAGGATTcctgggaataaaaattattcccgACATCTGTACTGTCGTGTCTTGCAAATCCTTTTTGAATACTCAAGTCACGAGCGTTTTTATCACGATCCCCGTACCTTCTGACTTCCGGACTCCTACTAGCATCGACGGTTTCATTTAGGCTATCGCTTGGTGTTACGTTTGGCACAATCACAGTCTCAAAGACTGTTTGATTGTGATTTCTTTGATGATCAACGTTAACGTTATTTCCGGGCAATGGAATAGACGCAATTTGTTCCGCACgatctgaaaatgaaaattcaattccggATCAAGGCAAGATAGAgataatttgtaaaatgtgTTTTAGATTTCTCTCAGAAATTACAATGCAGTCTAAAAACAGAATCTGTTTCAAGATAAGCATAGAAGCTAAAGTATGGGTGATCCCTTACTCATTATATACAAACACAAACTTGTTTATCACGTTTACAGATCAACGTTTGTAACACAATATTTGCACTCTAATGAGGACGTTTCCAGATGACAAGATACCATGAAAAGCACgttggaaatgaaattaaagatTGTACACCGATTgtattacatatttatatgtaatcaataaaaaaaagacactgAACAATCCATTCAAagcatttcaaatattacattCCTAGGAATGCGTTATAAAATctcttataaataaataaaagcagACTAGTATTGTTAACCTTCGTTGAATTCGAGCTCGTCGAGTACTTTGTCGATATCCACAGCGAACTTCTCCATGGTGTTCTCTGTGGATTGATGTTACGTGTTGTGCGGGTGATTTTGGCGGATGAAAAATCCTAGCTGAAAATAGGAATAGCTATGTAACTAactaaattttcataaatactATCAGCATGTATTTGCATGTGACAAACGTGGTGATAAATTGCACGTATAGAGATAGAGTTGAGAGTGTAGTTAAACGAGGGAATAACGATGCTGTAGTTAttttaaacaagaaaaaaatttcccgttgACATTGAGTGTACTTACCTTTACGTTTATTTATCAACGATTTAATGATTTATCGTGGAAACTTAATTCCTCGCTTAATAAACTGGAGGTCGGGAAAAATAGGAATAAAGACCGAAAGCGATTAACGCTAATTAATATACGTCGAAATTACAAAGAGTGAAAATTTAGCGCTAAACGTGCGACGGACAGCGGCTCACACTTCTCGGGTGTTTCCATCGCGTTATACTGCAGCCTCAAGATTCAGCAAAATCAAATTATCTCCCGAAAATGACACATTTCAACGCGACGTCATAGTGCCATCTTGAATGGGCGATTCCTACTAACCGTTCCGCCAAACATCAGCCATTCGATTTGACAAACGAAATTCTACGCGTACCCTGTACGGTACGCCTACCCTGTGTTTACAAATGTGTGCTTTCCCGTGTGTGTATTTAAAATATCAGTGGTGTATGTGCATATATACCTTGTGAGAGGCGTATTCAAAGTCACGTGGTCGAAGCGCCGTTGTCGAAACGACGCGCAGctcttaccgaccgagtcaTAAACATCGTTCGGATCTTTCATGCTCCACGCGCGTTGTCTGAATGATTTTCATACTGCTACTTGAAAATAATGTCGATTCCGTTGTAGTTTGTAATCAAACTAAATGTCTCAGTCGAATCAGTCAATTCATGTTGACAAAAAATACGATTGAGTTGACTCGGACGGAAAGAGTAGGGCAATCGTATCGTATCGTTCATTCAGAATGAAACAATCGTGCAGTGAACCTCGCAATTCGCTAAAAACCTTGCTTggtaatagaaaaaaacagtAACTCATTCTCGACTGCTTACTAAAATGTTTATAACCtggtttataattattaactcatttatttttatctaataTACTCTTGGTGGGGGTGATGTTTTCAGTACGGCAAGTATACTGAAGCACACATATGAAGGAAAACAAACGCCGATCAAATTGGCATGCTTGACTCCTTtatttcgtatacatatagcgcTGTACTTTGAACGTTTTTAGCTTCGCAGAATCAGCGAATAAGAaggaatatattatatttatcctAGCAAAGTGCGGACGAAGTGATATAAAGGTaacaaaatttaacaaaattaacaaacttcatgatttttgaatttcctgTAAAACAGTATTTATCGCTTGATAGTGCATTTCCATCGCAGGACTGGATCTGGGTTTAAAATTACGCTAAGAGGCCATgcattaattacgtaaagaCGATTTTAGccaattccccccccccccccccccccccccaaagcCTATGTAAGAACACATAAGATTTCTTGGACTCCCCCTCCCACTTCTTACGTAAGATTTCACCTATAATTTTCCTTTaaagatttttgtttcctgAGACATTATTGCTCTACGGGTGATTTTAtctcaatatacatatttattttcttaacgCACAATTCGCACAATATTCGTACCAGAAACGACTTCGTTCGCAATGTATGAAGAACAATAATCAATAGCTTTGTGAAATCACGATTGAACATAGTTGGTGAATCCTGTAATGTATCTATAGTACATTGATTTTAGAGCTGCaataatttcaagaaaaacaaaaacggtaCTTTTTAAAGTAAATATCACATTGAATTCATAATTTCCTACGAATATATCGAAAATATTCACGAATTCAGTCTCTGTGTATATAAGTTCGTAACGGTCAAATCGCGATCGTCATTTGTTCAGGTTTGAAAAAACCTTAATAGAAAAAACCAGTCACTGACATACCACGTGATAAACAATTTCTGGGTGAGTTTGAACCGTTTATTTGACAATCGTTCACCAAGTTAGTTACGAAAAACCACTAAATTGATCACAAATTCGTACAAATTCGGGATCAAATTCAAGCTCGTTCGAACTCCGTGAGCATCTTGAAGTTAGCGCTGGAGCAGCGACGCTTGCGCGGCAAACCAAGAACACCTTTCTTCGGTAAATATCAGTCTGTATTATCATCACGAGACACGCATTTACCTTTCAGGAACCCTTAAATTTAGTTCCAAAATCTTATTTCGTTTCAGAGGCCGCTACTAGACGTAGAACATGAAAATCGCTGGCTTGTCGTACGAGCGTACAGTTTGCATTACTTGCGATTGCGAGTTGCGTAGCTTCTTGGTTCGGATTTCGGCCGGTTAAATTTTgcgtatgtattattattatttaattaattaaattccgAGACCCTTTAATCGCCTGACCGAAATTCAAACGCAACACGGCAGTACAACAGCTCTGAGAGCGACGTTCGCTAATTTCAAGGAGAAAAAGAGCCGCGTCGACAAATTAGCGAGGACCAAAGGCATCTCCGGCATGTTCTGCAGTAAATCGACGACAGTTCGTCAATGTGATTGCACTGTATCGTCGCTGAAACTCGTTGCGAGTTAATTAAACGTTAAACGTTAAACGTCACCGCATTCAACGtcgacgacgcgacggcaGTATCAGCAGCCAGAGTAAAGTAACAGTGATGAGAATGGGAGTGGAACGGATACGAAGATAAGGATGACGATCGACGCCGGATATTATCCGAGCTTTAATTTTAATAGCCGGAGTAAAACGTCATTGATCGCCGATTAGGGACGATCAAGAATCGCATGCAGCTACAGGCCTCGCGTAATTAGGGAAGAACAAACATGGCGGAAACATCGGTCGAGCCTTATCCACTTCACAAATCTATTTTTCACGGAGACGTCAAGGAGCTGAGCTACCTCATAAGGACTCACGATATCGCCGAAAAGGACAAGCAAGGTTCAACCTTCTATCTCATGTTATTTACACGCCCGGACGATTTTATCTTCATAATGTAATCCTCGTGGTTCGAAACCCCGATCGAATCCTAACCTCTAATATTAGACTATAAAACTCGATCTAATTCCCAAATAGAAAtgtttacagaaatttttatagttttcttTCGTCAGAtattgtaacaaatttttttcattagcgatgaaattatttatcttaTCTTCTGACGTTAGTCTAAACTCTTTCAGTTTAGACTGAAACTTGGCAAATGGATGGAATTAGCTATACAATTTTCTGTTTAACGTTTTCAACATATTAGCATCATAGTCTGTTATTTAGTCTACTTGTAAGAAAACTTTGATTTAATTACATAAAAAGGTGTTTAGAACACAAGCGTAAAAAGATTTCCTACctaatataaaatcagttgtCGATTTGATAATACATCGTCAATCATTGAGGAACGATGATAACATTCCCTAATAAATTACGACGAGTGGAATCAGCGTCAGAGATAAAGTGActggaaatatttgaatttttttttatcaaaaaggCATGAAATATTTGCACCACTAAAAATTGACTTATTTTACCAATTAAACTGTTCTTAAAATTTCAGGAAATACTCCGCTGCATCTGGCTGTTATGTTAGGAAGAAaaggtaaatgaaaaattcttaaaaccTTATTAGACGTGAACTTTTGTCACTTATTCTGCGTCTCTGATTCTTTCAGAATGTGTTCAATTACTACTTGCACACGGAGCTCCGGTTAAAGTGAAAAACCTTGCTGGATGGAGTCCTCTTGCCGAAGCTATTAGCTATGGAGATAGACAAACTAGTAAGTATCGACTATTATTCCAATCTTGCAAAACTTACGCTCGAGCACTTATCGATAAGTTTTTACCATTcagagattaatttttttgtgtaaTAGACTGTAACTAAACACattgaatgtaataaattttgattttgatttaattattttcaaatatctttgaAATACGAGTTATAgaacaaataatataattttgtggTAAAAATGATTGATCCGATGCAGTTCTCTTTGTTATATTGATATCACACATTTGGTTAATTTCTTGCAATTTGctgtaaaaaatatctgtAATGAAACGAGTTGATGAGAATCTGGATTCATTTCTGTTGCAGTATCATTGGTCGTTAGGAAATTGAAACAACAAGTAAGAGAACAAATGGAGGAGAGAAGACCAAATCTAGTTGAAGCACTTAGGCAAATGGGAGACTTCTACATGGAACTTAAATGGGATTTCCAAAGTTGGGGTGAGTAATGTGAAAGTTTATTTCTAATGTTCTGctgtttgaagaaaattttctactgtATTAAGGGGTGGGTAAgggtttcagcgtaaaaaaaatacactttttttgtgaattttttttgaaagtatggattgagcaaattaattgaaaccttttgtacattattaagcatatttttaacaatattctgcaattttttcatgtagaaatattgcaaaacaagccggtgagagagctttttttcttcacttttttagcTCAATAAACtttgaacgcgtttttctcaaaactactttttcaaagtccgtGTTCACTGCCATTTACAAACTACTTGACCGATTCATTCCAAACTTGGTACACATTTTCTACATATAAAATACCTCCCCCCAACGtttagttaaaattttatttttatcactaaGGGGGTTTCCCATCCAAAAAATGGCGGAttttttcgtggaaaataGCAGTTTACATTTTAGATGgccaccaaaaatttttaaatgaaaaaaaaaataatcgtagaaCGTTGGGGGGCGGAtttgataatactttgactaaattttaatgGATTTTGACTTCAGATAATTTCCGACCGAGATATAGTGAACAccgcaaattgttttttttctaagacgTTCTGGGGCAAGCTCTGtcaccggcttgttttgcaatatttctgcatgaaaaaattacagaatattgttaaaagtatgcttaacaatgtacaaaaggtttcaacgaatttgctcaatccataatgtaaaaaaaaattcacaaaaaaagtgtttttttttacgctgaaacccTTACCCCCCCTTAAGAATTAATGGCAATTCAAACGAAAAAGTGTTCCTAAACTGTTTGAATGAATTTACAAAGCAATCAGCATTATCGACTTAATATTACATCATTGATGTAATATTTTAGAACGAAGCTGCgttgatattatataattttatttctaaataAACCTTTAATCGTCGATATATTTCCCTTTTCAGTTCCCCTAGTATCCAGAATACTTCCGTCTGACATTTGTAAGATACATAAATCAGGGGCGTCGATTCGCATGGACACAACGTTTGTTGATTTCAACGACATGAGATGGGAGAGAGGCGACATTTCGTTCATATTCAACGGCGATCAAAAGCCGAGTAAATCTCTCACTGTTTTAGACAACAAAGCGAAACTCTATCAGCGAGTGAGATACGAGGTTGCAAATATTCTTTTCATtgacatgaaaataaaaagacacTGGCACTTCGGAATCTTCCCAATTTGACGCTTTGTTTTGTCACTCAGGAAACTGACGACGAGATAGAGGACGAAGTGGATATTTTAATGTCAAGTGATATTATGGCCGTCCAAATGTCGACTAAAGGAATTTCGTTCTCTCGTGCTCAAACTGGATGGATCTTTCGAGAAGATAAAAGAGTCGGTACCAATTTCTAGTTAAAATTTGTCGTATCACTCTGGTTGCGAGAGATAAATGCTTTGTCGAATAAATTTCATGTTATATATTTATGGCTTAGGAAATGGTGGGACCATTTCACgctgatttttatcaaatcaaCGGCATGGTGCTGGAGAGCAGGAAGAGGCGAGAACATTTGAGCGAGGAAGATCTTCAGAAAAATAAAGCAATTATGGAATCGCTAACCAAAGGCAGTTTTCAGGGCTTCCCGAACGGTGAGGTTAGTAATTATATGTGCTTGCAAGGGTTTCCAAACGTTGCATCGCATGCCTCATACCTAtcttcatttataaaatagttCTTGTATCTAGTTTACAGGATCGTTATATCTCATTTAGATATATTATTTGGCAGTTTTTCATCTAGTATAATCGTTTAGATAAATTTTGCGAACTTACAACTTTACGACTGAATCTTCAATGCGATTgggatttgttttatttgaatCAATTTATATTAAACATTGTTATTGACAATATCAATCATTTTGTTCAATGTTTTCTAGCACCTGCGATATTGCAAGAAGAGTTCAACCAATTTACTTGAAATCTGGAGACAGGATTCTTGGAAAATTTGTCTTCTTTACCattattcgaaattattattactatagctttttaatttaacaaagAATTATGACCGtttaaagttgaaatttgatttttcatcccaaatttatgtctttttttatttatttaataaaaaaatatgtgataaTATGAGAGAAAAGTGAGATCGTGGATTAAAAGAATCCCTAATCGAATCGATCGATTACTTCTTTAGATAAAACTTCTGAAAATTGACGCATTTTTAAGAACATCTGATTATTTTAacggttttataatttttcatgcagCCGCCAGCTAGAAGACCGTCGCTGAATCCGCCTTCAGAGCCTCATGTTAGTTGGGAAGAGTACTCGACGGCGTTACCTGGTCAATGTCCAACGCTGGGTCGAACGCTCGCCTATAAAGAAAGTAGTAAATCGTTCAAAGCGACAGTTGCAATGAGTCCGGATTTTCCATTGACCGTCGACATGCTGCTCGACGTTCTAGAAGTTATCGCCACTTTCAAGCATTTTAGTAAACTCAGACAATTTGTACTGATGAAGTTACCGCCGGGATTTCCTGTCAAGATTGATATTCCCATACTGCCCACAGTGACtgcaaaaattacatttcaagAATTTGTATTCAGAAACGACATTCAACctgaattatttcaagttcCGTCGGATTACTTCGAAGACCCCATGAGGTGAGTTTTTACTATTCTCGTAGCACGTGTTTCGCttctataatttatatactttGTTATTATATTGCCTAAATATTTATAGGCCGATGGAACTTTGACTGGAAATTTACGGTGCATTcttcagtgtttttttttttttgacgaaataagaaagaagaaaatttgttattcgGTATCATTTTCTCTATAACGTTTAATTTGTAGCTTTcgtattaatttcttttcgaatTACGAATGACCAGAACTTGTGACATCAATTGAAATATGATCGCTAAGAAGTGTCaagtatttttatgttttttactTGTTGTTCACttcgaattgaataaaagtatCTCGTCTCTTCAAATGGTGATAGAAAAATGGAATTTTCCTTTTGTGATAAAAGACAGAGAATTAAACAATTCTGTTTCACTTActttcaagtttgaaaatattttatcagaatgaatttcatttgaatatatGTCGAAACAAAATTAGTTATTCGTC is a window encoding:
- the LOC124413764 gene encoding zinc finger FYVE domain-containing protein 16 isoform X1, coding for MEKFAVDIDKVLDELEFNEDRAEQIASIPLPGNNVNVDHQRNHNQTVFETVIVPNVTPSDSLNETVDASRSPEVRRYGDRDKNARDLSIQKGFARHDSTDVGNNFYSQESSSANKIQHKQSVESYDSDTPTLTIHNDIARKPLQKKQNDASGISSNSSNSTKLKNSYDKKLNQPNAKPSVSNVFSSLNEYINASSAKVDNVDNIVIREDTGHEMREEDSHKISDTTKDLNAVKDNGGKSSSFTSESRLESNLDCTRDAVSGVRKISNTVPPEYQNILLPVKLESTLSDAREINEVKLDENISLLKNLREIDKEPLYTNTTLPTVVDRPRESKSIIDRPEHVYENVYIGTDIPKSQELYTTVNKAKPKPPELKAQEEIKHTYENVDFDEPKNVGKENVYECIYIGNRENFPETTTELEIAAKKITDQLHVSEKNSDTEAKGINLAKLVFQTVQLGAPETENKPVGFSHIDDLSEEELNKYLADLEAEERAQEATTSFESSYRDSDNLAKNKFQNMRDDEDANEAPIFESVTIGELPEVSSVELLEKAKKFPVIDYSKSGPSSETTGDFLARKGSEKFSEHTKVISEAKEEKGKGRKSKKTNEKMRKTSDNSEPSAENIRTQEDDSKPVEIEDVNAVAMESPNESLETHEPASGSEISQQVEESATTNDKSLAKSEQEHEIIDANCNQNSKLIGKDDAEIETNQIISVPDTTIGTNLNDASNAHGSELSADNRSSIPHDVQQSSENNIQTQIDDVSRNVGNGEASLEINTDHLENNEGIERPTRPLTLDIVSTVNMDEQNATGFPGVTPGGLERVELDTERETETSPNASETSSLESGMVLGKQPPFWVPDSEAPFCMLCEAKFTVIKRRHHCRACGKVLCSKCCGMKYRLEYQGNIDSRVCLPCYQLLVRAEAEEGGGDLQSGYANFSGHDINSPNGRQPNPNNPMEYCSTIPPLQQLAGGLPSPPTVMVPVGVLKREGSAKQRPEGQKSVMFSDGIRPGCDLTELDSSWDPKPPYRKPGNKRLPTPPGPSSASTMAKRQNLPPLDPETNSYIPQDTNLLPPTVTIHKGQISYHDVLDQTRLYESLKNECEPPIMFAINRNLYAYVKITNLSCCVNRICWNVTSRGLACVGQDEVIFLVETLSDETLIPKDLLIHINLIYLEAIKGNTITELGVSIHQGGNLLGSREHAGFLFIRQTFQCLQRIVLPPPPFLVGLLVHRWETPWAKVFPLRLMLRLGAEYRYYPCPLVSVRLRDAVYSEIGHTIMKVLADFRNFAYTLPGVRGLAIHMQDRTTDVMFPKNRYDQVIRGLNNSNDHVLAYASNFSINADSHLVCIQTNTGDESNYQTQAINIHNKPRRVTGASFVVINGALKSSMGLSAKSSIVEDGLMVQIMPEKMEALKAALKNMQDFSIGCGPQGAPEPDETVNIKWVDNDMQFNVGVKSPIDSKPMDGVPSIRVHNGTDYMGTSRFIRWTEVFIIRSDDHPNGVHDPVDINRLSENIARATCAALVKLLDLLATAGLSKIAVRSTIHPDNVGYEAGSEGTRLPPIYMKSLDNELIQVLHKAAQSSQDTYTVLELIFHVLDD